One window of the Pseudomonas lurida genome contains the following:
- the nhaR gene encoding transcriptional activator NhaR, with product MLNYRQLHYFWVVAKTGSIVRACEQLNLTPQTISGQISLLEETYGIALFQRVGRQLELTEAGRQALPYAEQMFQTGNELEAMLRAQPDEQQILFRVGVADVVPKSIVYRLIAPTMELSEPIRITCREDKLERLLADLAIQRLDLVISDSPMPTHLDIKGYSQKLGECGISFFATQALADAYGGDFPHCLHGAPLLIPGAETVVRSRLQRWFAEQQIQPKIIGEFDDSALMQAFGQSGSGIFIAPSVIADEVVRQYGVALIGQTVAVTESFYAISVERKVKHPGIVAITEGARRELFTTLP from the coding sequence ATGCTCAATTACCGACAACTGCACTACTTTTGGGTGGTGGCCAAGACCGGCAGCATCGTGCGCGCCTGTGAGCAGCTCAACCTCACGCCCCAGACTATCAGCGGGCAGATCAGCCTGCTGGAGGAGACCTATGGCATCGCCCTGTTTCAGCGCGTCGGGCGCCAGCTTGAACTGACCGAAGCCGGGCGCCAGGCCCTGCCCTACGCCGAACAAATGTTCCAGACCGGTAATGAATTGGAGGCCATGCTGCGCGCGCAGCCTGATGAGCAGCAGATCCTGTTCCGTGTCGGGGTGGCGGACGTGGTGCCCAAGTCCATCGTCTACCGGCTGATCGCGCCGACCATGGAGTTGAGTGAGCCCATCCGCATTACCTGCCGCGAAGACAAACTCGAACGCCTGCTCGCCGACCTGGCGATCCAGCGACTGGACTTGGTGATTTCCGACAGCCCGATGCCCACGCACCTGGACATCAAGGGCTACAGCCAGAAACTGGGCGAATGTGGCATCAGCTTTTTCGCCACCCAGGCCCTGGCTGACGCATACGGTGGTGATTTCCCGCACTGCCTGCACGGCGCGCCACTGTTGATTCCGGGGGCGGAAACCGTTGTGCGCAGTCGCCTGCAGCGCTGGTTTGCCGAGCAGCAGATTCAGCCGAAGATCATCGGCGAATTCGATGACAGCGCCTTGATGCAGGCGTTTGGTCAATCCGGTAGCGGGATCTTTATCGCCCCCAGCGTGATCGCCGATGAGGTGGTGCGCCAGTACGGCGTGGCGCTGATTGGCCAGACCGTGGCCGTGACTGAGTCGTTCTACGCGATTTCGGTGGAACGCAAGGTCAAGCACCCCGGCATCGTGGCGATTACCGAAGGTGCCCGGCGGGAGCTGTTCACCACCCTGCCCTGA
- a CDS encoding PhzF family phenazine biosynthesis protein: protein MPTFDFKQLDVFSRVSLKGNPLAVVFGADSLSDQQMADFANWTNLSETTFLLTPRDPRADYRVRIFTTLKELPFAGHPTLGSCYAWLQAGGIPTGDEIIQECEIGLVRIRRQGDELAFIAPPLLRAGPVEASVIERVRVALGLAPGAILRSQWVDNGAGWLAVMLAERNQVLALQPDYSQLLGLAVGVIAPCDPARDDVETHFEVRAFIAGDGAQEDPATGSLNAGLAQWLLGEGLAPERYVVSQGTAIGRAGRILVERQGDEIWVGGAVAVCIDGRVQL, encoded by the coding sequence ATGCCGACTTTCGATTTCAAACAGCTGGACGTATTCAGCCGCGTGTCGCTCAAAGGCAACCCGCTGGCGGTGGTGTTCGGTGCCGACAGCCTGAGCGACCAGCAGATGGCGGACTTTGCCAACTGGACCAACCTCAGCGAAACCACGTTCTTGCTGACGCCCCGCGATCCCAGGGCTGACTACCGGGTGCGCATTTTCACCACCTTGAAGGAGCTGCCGTTCGCCGGGCATCCGACGCTGGGCAGTTGCTACGCGTGGCTGCAGGCCGGTGGCATTCCTACAGGCGACGAAATCATCCAGGAGTGCGAAATCGGCCTGGTGCGTATCCGCCGCCAGGGCGATGAACTGGCGTTTATCGCGCCGCCGCTGTTGCGCGCAGGACCGGTGGAGGCCAGCGTGATAGAACGCGTGCGCGTGGCGTTGGGGTTGGCGCCTGGAGCGATTCTTCGTAGCCAGTGGGTCGACAACGGCGCGGGCTGGCTGGCAGTGATGCTGGCCGAGCGCAACCAGGTGCTGGCGTTGCAACCGGATTACTCGCAATTGCTGGGTTTGGCCGTCGGTGTGATCGCCCCTTGTGACCCGGCTCGTGACGATGTGGAGACGCACTTTGAAGTGCGTGCCTTTATCGCCGGCGACGGGGCCCAGGAAGACCCGGCCACTGGCAGCTTGAACGCCGGGCTCGCTCAATGGTTGCTCGGTGAGGGGCTGGCCCCCGAGCGCTATGTGGTCAGCCAGGGCACGGCCATAGGACGTGCGGGGCGAATCCTCGTTGAGCGCCAGGGCGATGAAATCTGGGTTGGTGGCGCCGTCGCGGTGTGCATCGACGGACGAGTACAGCTCTAG
- a CDS encoding TerC family protein has protein sequence MDYLLQLAASPTAWIALATLIVMEIVLGIDNLIFISILTNKLPEKHRAKARRIGISMALVLRLGLLSTIAFIVQLTTPVFEVFGQAFSWKDMILIAGGLFLVWKATTEIHHSMDPEPEEKASVGNTVAIGFAAAIGQILLLDLVFSIDSIITAVGMTEHLPIMIIAVVTSVIVMLVAAEPLAKFINDNPTVVMLALGFLIMIGMTLIAEGFGAHVPKGYVYAAMAFSAAIECLNIARRNRHKRLLAARQ, from the coding sequence ATGGACTACCTTTTACAACTGGCCGCCAGCCCCACCGCCTGGATTGCCCTGGCTACCCTGATCGTCATGGAGATCGTGCTGGGCATCGATAACCTGATCTTCATTTCGATCCTTACCAACAAATTGCCGGAGAAGCACCGGGCCAAGGCGCGGCGCATCGGTATCAGCATGGCGTTGGTACTGCGCCTGGGCCTGCTCAGCACCATCGCGTTCATCGTCCAGCTGACGACGCCGGTGTTCGAAGTGTTTGGCCAGGCGTTTTCGTGGAAGGACATGATCCTGATCGCCGGTGGCCTGTTCCTGGTGTGGAAGGCAACCACCGAGATCCATCACAGCATGGACCCGGAGCCCGAGGAGAAGGCCAGCGTCGGCAATACGGTAGCCATCGGCTTTGCTGCGGCTATCGGGCAGATCCTGTTGCTTGACCTGGTGTTTTCCATCGACAGCATCATCACCGCCGTGGGCATGACCGAGCACTTGCCGATCATGATCATCGCCGTAGTGACCTCGGTGATCGTGATGCTGGTGGCGGCCGAGCCGTTGGCCAAGTTCATCAACGACAACCCGACCGTGGTGATGCTGGCCCTGGGCTTCCTGATCATGATCGGCATGACGTTGATCGCCGAAGGCTTCGGCGCCCATGTGCCTAAAGGCTACGTGTACGCGGCCATGGCGTTCTCGGCGGCTATCGAATGCTTGAACATTGCCCGTCGCAACCGCCACAAGCGTTTGCTCGCTGCCCGGCAATAA
- the mnmH gene encoding tRNA 2-selenouridine(34) synthase MnmH, which translates to MTPDITDYRDIFLNDRPMMDTRAPVEFAKGAFPGVINLPLMTDDERQRVGTCYKQQGQQAAIVLGHELVSGRIKAERIEQWARFAQANQEGYLYCFRGGLRSQIVQQWLKTEAGIDYPRVGGGYKAMRTFLLETVEQAATQCDFVLLGGMTGTGKTEVLGHLNNALDLEGHANHRGSSFGKRATAQPSNIDFENRLAIDLLKKRAKGIEQFVVEDESRMIGSCALPLPLHKGMQAFPMVWLEDSVEGRVERILRDYVVDLCAEFIEAFGEQGHAVFAERLTQSLSNIHKRLGGERFQRLQAVMQDALAEQARTGAVDLHRVWIEGLLREYYDPMYAFQRESKGARIEFAGEQGAVVAYLRERLLARG; encoded by the coding sequence ATGACGCCGGACATCACCGATTACCGCGACATTTTCCTCAATGACCGGCCGATGATGGATACCCGCGCGCCGGTCGAGTTCGCGAAAGGCGCCTTTCCGGGTGTGATCAACCTGCCACTGATGACCGATGACGAGCGTCAGAGGGTCGGCACCTGCTACAAGCAGCAAGGCCAGCAGGCGGCAATCGTGCTGGGGCACGAGCTGGTGTCGGGGCGGATCAAGGCCGAGCGCATCGAACAGTGGGCGCGGTTCGCCCAGGCGAATCAGGAGGGTTACCTGTATTGCTTTCGCGGCGGTTTGCGTTCGCAGATCGTTCAGCAATGGCTGAAGACGGAGGCGGGCATCGATTACCCGCGAGTCGGTGGCGGATACAAAGCCATGCGCACCTTTTTGCTGGAGACTGTCGAGCAAGCTGCCACGCAGTGTGACTTCGTGTTGCTGGGCGGTATGACCGGCACCGGCAAGACCGAAGTGCTCGGCCATTTAAACAATGCCCTGGACCTGGAGGGTCATGCCAACCATCGCGGTTCCAGCTTTGGCAAGCGCGCCACGGCGCAGCCGTCCAACATCGACTTCGAAAACCGCCTGGCGATAGACCTGCTGAAAAAGCGCGCGAAAGGCATCGAACAGTTCGTGGTCGAGGACGAAAGCCGCATGATTGGCAGTTGTGCATTACCGTTGCCGTTGCACAAAGGCATGCAGGCCTTCCCCATGGTGTGGCTGGAGGACAGCGTTGAAGGGCGGGTCGAGCGTATCCTGCGTGACTACGTGGTGGACCTGTGTGCCGAGTTCATCGAGGCATTTGGCGAGCAGGGCCATGCAGTGTTTGCCGAGCGCCTGACCCAGAGCCTGTCCAACATCCACAAACGCTTGGGCGGTGAACGTTTCCAGAGACTTCAGGCGGTTATGCAGGATGCGCTGGCGGAACAGGCGCGCACCGGCGCAGTGGATTTGCACCGGGTGTGGATCGAAGGGCTGTTGCGCGAGTATTACGACCCGATGTACGCCTTCCAGCGTGAAAGCAAAGGCGCACGGATCGAGTTTGCAGGAGAGCAAGGGGCGGTGGTGGCGTATCTGCGCGAGCGTTTGCTGGCTAGAGGATAG
- a CDS encoding glutathione S-transferase N-terminal domain-containing protein, with product MNPLAAFPINSKWPAHHPERLQLYSLPTPNGVKVSIMLEELGLPYEAHKVSFETQDQLSPEFLSLNPNNKIPAIIDPNGPSGVPLALFESGAILIYLAEKTSQLLSEDPATRYETIQWLMFQMGGIGPMFGQLGFFNKFAGKAYEDKRPRDRYAAESRRLLGVLEKRLLGRTWIMGDEYSIADIATFPWIRNLIGFYESGDLVGIADFPNVLRALDGFVARPAVIRGLNIPG from the coding sequence ATGAACCCACTCGCCGCTTTCCCGATCAACAGCAAATGGCCGGCTCACCATCCCGAGCGTTTGCAGTTGTACTCGCTGCCCACGCCCAACGGGGTAAAAGTGTCGATCATGCTCGAAGAATTGGGCCTGCCCTATGAGGCGCACAAAGTCAGCTTCGAGACCCAGGACCAGTTGTCTCCCGAGTTCCTGTCCCTGAACCCCAACAACAAGATCCCCGCGATCATCGACCCCAATGGCCCCAGCGGCGTGCCACTGGCGTTGTTCGAGTCGGGCGCGATCCTGATTTACCTGGCCGAGAAAACCAGCCAGCTGCTCTCCGAAGACCCTGCCACCCGCTACGAAACCATCCAGTGGCTGATGTTCCAGATGGGGGGGATCGGCCCGATGTTTGGCCAACTGGGGTTCTTCAACAAATTCGCCGGCAAGGCCTATGAAGACAAGCGCCCTCGCGACCGCTACGCCGCCGAGTCCCGGCGCTTGCTGGGCGTGCTGGAGAAACGCCTGCTGGGCCGTACCTGGATCATGGGCGACGAGTACAGCATCGCTGACATCGCGACCTTCCCATGGATCCGCAACCTGATCGGCTTCTACGAGTCCGGTGACCTTGTAGGGATTGCCGACTTCCCCAATGTACTGCGCGCGCTGGACGGTTTCGTCGCACGGCCAGCAGTGATACGTGGCCTTAATATTCCGGGTTGA
- the selD gene encoding selenide, water dikinase SelD — protein sequence MNEPIRLTQYSHGAGCGCKISPQVLEVILAGSGAQNLDPNLWVGNASRDDAAVYAIDDERGVVSTTDFFMPIVDDPFDFGRIAATNAISDIYAMGGDPLMAIAILGWPVNVLAPEIAREVIRGGRSVCDEAGIPLAGGHSIDAPEPIFGLAVTGIVQKRHMKRNDTATVGCRLYLTKPIGIGILTTAEKKGKLREVDIGLARDWMCTLNKPGSRFGKLAGVTAMTDVTGFGLLGHLVEMAAGSGVSARIEYASVPRLPGIEDYLDQGCMPGGTLRNFDSYSSKLGRLQELHKRVLCDPQTSGGLLIAVTPEGDAEFQAVAAELGLSLEPIGELVERQTHAVEVF from the coding sequence ATGAACGAGCCGATTCGTCTTACCCAATACAGCCATGGCGCGGGATGTGGCTGCAAAATATCGCCCCAGGTATTGGAAGTGATCCTCGCCGGCAGTGGCGCACAGAACCTCGACCCCAACCTGTGGGTGGGCAATGCTTCACGCGATGACGCAGCGGTGTATGCCATTGACGACGAACGCGGTGTGGTCTCCACCACGGACTTTTTCATGCCGATTGTCGATGACCCCTTCGATTTCGGCCGGATTGCCGCCACCAACGCGATCAGCGATATCTATGCCATGGGCGGTGACCCGCTGATGGCGATCGCCATTCTCGGCTGGCCGGTAAACGTACTGGCGCCGGAGATTGCCCGAGAGGTGATCCGTGGTGGCCGTTCGGTGTGCGACGAAGCCGGTATTCCCCTGGCGGGCGGCCACTCCATCGACGCCCCGGAGCCGATCTTCGGGCTGGCCGTGACCGGCATCGTGCAAAAGCGCCACATGAAACGCAACGATACCGCCACGGTTGGTTGCCGGTTGTACCTCACTAAGCCCATAGGCATCGGCATCCTCACCACCGCTGAGAAGAAGGGCAAGTTGCGTGAGGTGGACATCGGCCTGGCTCGTGACTGGATGTGTACCCTGAACAAGCCTGGCAGCCGTTTCGGCAAATTGGCGGGTGTCACGGCCATGACCGACGTCACCGGCTTCGGCCTCTTGGGCCATCTGGTGGAAATGGCTGCTGGCAGCGGTGTGTCGGCACGTATCGAATACGCGAGCGTTCCACGCCTGCCGGGGATCGAGGACTACTTGGACCAAGGCTGCATGCCAGGTGGCACCCTGCGTAACTTCGACAGTTACTCAAGCAAGCTCGGGCGCCTGCAGGAGTTGCACAAGCGTGTGCTGTGCGATCCGCAGACCAGCGGCGGCCTGTTGATCGCGGTGACCCCCGAAGGCGATGCCGAGTTCCAGGCCGTGGCGGCCGAACTGGGCCTGAGCCTTGAGCCTATTGGTGAGCTGGTCGAGCGACAGACCCACGCGGTAGAGGTGTTTTGA
- a CDS encoding permease → MPNLTSSKPDRGWSFWWKPALFLLVACVGLYYVKWSPYYLKAFVAADSHSIGASILNDQQSAPLAAALAYAQVYFLAIWKAAVLAVVLGSLLQVLIPRDWLLRLFGRAGLGSTLRGGLFALPGMMCSCCAAPVAAGMRRQQVSVGAALAFWIANPVLNPATLVFMGFVLGWGFTALRLVAGVVLVVGVSLVAQRIARPDQLPQAALGAVAEVSAGESQPFLSRWLRTLWQLFWNTIPIYILAVLILGAARVWLFPHVDGAMASSLIWLVPLAIVGTLFVIPTAAEIPIVQTMMALGMGTGPAVALLMTLPSVSLPSLLMLRKDFDTRVLVTVAGLTMLVGVLCGLIGSAIL, encoded by the coding sequence ATGCCCAATCTCACCTCCTCCAAGCCTGACAGGGGCTGGTCTTTCTGGTGGAAACCTGCGCTATTCCTGCTGGTCGCCTGCGTGGGCCTCTACTATGTGAAATGGTCGCCCTACTACCTCAAGGCCTTCGTTGCCGCCGACAGCCACAGCATTGGCGCCTCGATTCTCAACGATCAGCAAAGCGCGCCACTGGCCGCCGCGCTGGCCTATGCCCAGGTGTATTTCCTGGCGATCTGGAAGGCGGCCGTGCTGGCGGTGGTCCTTGGCTCACTCCTGCAAGTACTGATCCCCCGCGACTGGCTGCTGCGCCTGTTTGGCCGTGCAGGGTTGGGATCGACCTTGCGCGGCGGGCTGTTCGCCCTGCCTGGGATGATGTGCAGTTGTTGTGCGGCCCCCGTCGCTGCGGGCATGCGGCGCCAACAGGTGTCAGTGGGCGCGGCGCTGGCATTTTGGATCGCCAACCCGGTGCTCAACCCTGCCACCCTGGTGTTCATGGGCTTTGTGCTCGGCTGGGGCTTTACCGCGTTGCGCCTGGTAGCAGGCGTGGTGCTGGTGGTGGGCGTGTCCCTGGTGGCACAGCGCATTGCGCGGCCAGACCAGCTGCCGCAAGCCGCACTGGGCGCCGTGGCAGAGGTCAGCGCGGGCGAGTCGCAACCGTTCCTCAGCCGCTGGTTGCGTACCCTGTGGCAGCTGTTCTGGAACACCATCCCGATCTACATCCTGGCGGTGCTGATATTGGGCGCGGCACGGGTCTGGCTGTTCCCGCATGTGGATGGCGCCATGGCCAGCAGCCTGATATGGCTGGTGCCACTGGCGATTGTCGGCACGCTGTTCGTGATTCCAACGGCCGCGGAGATCCCTATCGTCCAGACCATGATGGCACTGGGCATGGGCACTGGACCCGCGGTGGCCCTGCTGATGACCCTGCCCAGCGTAAGCCTGCCGTCACTGCTGATGCTGCGCAAGGATTTCGATACGCGCGTGCTGGTGACGGTGGCTGGGTTGACCATGCTGGTGGGGGTGCTTTGCGGGCTGATCGGATCGGCTATCCTCTAG